A single Streptococcus thermophilus DNA region contains:
- the coaD gene encoding pantetheine-phosphate adenylyltransferase, which translates to MTKIAMFTGSFDPITNGHMDIIVRASKLFDELYIGLFYNKNKQGFWDVVTRKRILDEVVADFPNVKVITAHDSLAVDVARDLGVTYLVRGLRNATDFDYEANMDYFNKGLAPELETVYLIASHEVTPVSSSRVRELIYFEGDISSYVPQAVVKQVEAKRGKQDKI; encoded by the coding sequence ATGACCAAGATTGCTATGTTTACGGGGTCTTTTGATCCGATTACAAATGGGCATATGGATATTATTGTCAGAGCCAGCAAACTCTTTGACGAGCTCTATATAGGACTTTTTTATAATAAAAATAAGCAGGGCTTCTGGGATGTTGTGACTCGCAAGCGTATCTTGGATGAGGTTGTGGCAGATTTTCCTAATGTCAAGGTCATAACGGCCCACGATAGTCTGGCTGTAGATGTCGCCAGAGATCTTGGTGTAACTTATCTGGTTCGAGGCCTACGCAATGCGACAGACTTTGACTATGAGGCTAATATGGACTATTTCAATAAAGGTTTGGCGCCAGAACTTGAAACGGTTTATTTGATTGCTAGTCATGAGGTGACACCGGTGTCTTCAAGTCGTGTGCGTGAGTTGATTTATTTTGAGGGGGACATTAGCTCCTATGTTCCGCAAGCAGTTGTTAAGCAAGTGGAGGCCAAGCGTGGCAAACAAGACAAAATCTAA
- the rsmD gene encoding 16S rRNA (guanine(966)-N(2))-methyltransferase RsmD — MRVVAGDFGGRPLKTLEGKTTRPTTDKVKGAIFNMIGPFFDGGRVLDLFSGSGSLAIEAISRGMSSAVLVEKDRRAQAVIQENIKMTKSEEQFQLLKMDAARALTQLTGQFDLVLLDPPYAKEQIVANITQLEEQGLLSEEVMLVCETDKDVDLPEEVSNFGIWKQKTYGISKVTVYVR, encoded by the coding sequence TTGCGTGTTGTAGCAGGTGATTTTGGCGGGCGTCCGCTTAAAACGTTAGAAGGCAAAACGACTCGTCCAACAACGGACAAGGTCAAGGGTGCCATTTTCAATATGATTGGTCCTTTCTTTGATGGAGGACGTGTTTTGGATCTTTTTTCTGGGAGTGGTAGTTTAGCTATTGAGGCTATTAGCCGTGGCATGTCGTCTGCTGTCCTCGTGGAAAAGGATCGTCGAGCACAGGCTGTTATTCAGGAAAATATCAAGATGACCAAGAGTGAGGAACAGTTCCAGCTTTTGAAGATGGATGCGGCGCGTGCATTGACACAATTGACAGGTCAGTTTGACTTGGTGCTCTTAGATCCGCCTTATGCGAAAGAGCAGATTGTGGCCAATATTACTCAGTTAGAGGAGCAGGGGCTCTTGTCTGAAGAGGTGATGTTGGTTTGTGAGACTGATAAGGATGTGGACTTGCCTGAAGAAGTTTCAAACTTTGGGATTTGGAAGCAGAAAACCTATGGTATCAGTAAGGTGACCGTTTACGTGCGTTAG
- the trxB gene encoding thioredoxin-disulfide reductase, whose translation MYDTIVIGAGPAGMTAALYAARANLKVATLEQGAPGGQMNNTSDIENYPGFESISGPELSMKMFEPLEKLGVENLYGIVSGIEDRGNYKVVKTGDEEYQTKTVIIATGAKHRHIGVAGEEEYNSRGVSYCAVCDGAFFRNQDLLVVGGGDSAVEEGIYLTRFANSVTIVHRRDELRAQKVLQARAFTNEKVKFIWDSVVEEIKGDDIKVRSVDIKNVKTGEVTNHEFGGVFVYVGLDPVSDYLTGLDITDQNGWVITDDKMATSVPGIFAIGDVRQKDLRQITTAVGEGAIAGIEAYNYVTALGDK comes from the coding sequence ATGTACGATACAATTGTTATTGGAGCTGGTCCTGCGGGGATGACTGCAGCACTTTATGCAGCTCGTGCCAACCTTAAAGTGGCAACTTTGGAGCAAGGTGCTCCTGGTGGACAGATGAATAACACATCTGATATTGAAAATTATCCTGGTTTTGAAAGTATTTCTGGTCCAGAACTGTCCATGAAGATGTTTGAACCCTTGGAAAAATTGGGTGTTGAAAATCTTTATGGTATCGTGTCTGGTATCGAAGACAGGGGCAATTATAAAGTTGTCAAAACTGGTGACGAGGAGTACCAAACCAAGACAGTTATCATTGCGACGGGTGCTAAACACCGCCACATTGGTGTTGCTGGTGAAGAAGAGTACAACAGCCGTGGTGTCTCTTATTGTGCTGTATGTGATGGTGCCTTCTTCCGCAATCAAGACCTCTTGGTTGTTGGTGGTGGAGACTCTGCTGTTGAAGAAGGAATTTATTTGACACGCTTTGCCAATAGCGTGACCATTGTTCACCGTCGTGACGAATTGCGTGCCCAAAAAGTCCTTCAAGCCCGTGCCTTCACCAATGAAAAGGTCAAGTTTATCTGGGATTCCGTTGTTGAAGAAATCAAGGGTGATGACATCAAGGTTCGCAGTGTTGATATCAAGAATGTCAAAACTGGTGAGGTGACTAACCACGAATTTGGCGGTGTCTTTGTTTATGTCGGACTTGATCCTGTTTCAGATTACTTGACAGGCCTCGACATCACTGACCAAAATGGTTGGGTAATCACAGATGACAAGATGGCGACAAGTGTTCCAGGTATCTTTGCCATTGGTGATGTGCGTCAGAAAGATCTTCGCCAAATTACCACAGCCGTAGGGGAAGGTGCCATAGCCGGTATCGAAGCTTATAACTACGTGACTGCACTTGGTGATAAGTAA
- a CDS encoding DUF4059 family protein, with translation MLLNIFKFYLLGLVIAFFVCLVIGVFWLGWRALRHLDKTVKERQGALYDAIMISMVSIPVLAFAFMAILIVLNA, from the coding sequence ATGTTATTAAATATTTTTAAATTTTATCTCTTAGGCCTTGTGATTGCTTTCTTTGTTTGTTTGGTTATTGGTGTCTTTTGGCTTGGATGGCGTGCCCTACGTCATTTAGACAAAACCGTTAAGGAGCGTCAGGGTGCCCTCTATGATGCTATTATGATATCGATGGTTTCGATCCCAGTATTGGCATTTGCTTTTATGGCGATTCTTATCGTACTTAATGCATAA
- a CDS encoding amino acid ABC transporter ATP-binding protein has protein sequence MISIKNLTKEFSGQKVLDGIDIDIEKGEVVALVGASGAGKSTILRCLNYLEQPDSGTIAIDDFKVDFGTITKEQILTLRRKLAMVFQQFNLFERRTALDNVKEGLKIVKKLSDDEATKIAKEELAKVGLSNRENYYPRHLSGGQKQRVALARALAMRPDVLLLDEPTSALDPELVGEVEKSIVDAAKSGQTMILVSHDMNFIYQVADKVLFLEKGHILEQGTPDEIFNHPKEERTKEFFASYSKQYL, from the coding sequence ATGATTAGTATCAAAAATTTGACCAAGGAATTTTCAGGACAAAAGGTTCTCGATGGCATCGATATTGACATTGAAAAAGGTGAAGTTGTGGCTCTTGTTGGTGCCTCTGGTGCAGGGAAGTCGACTATCCTTCGTTGCTTGAACTATTTGGAACAACCTGATTCTGGTACTATTGCCATTGATGATTTCAAGGTGGATTTTGGAACAATTACCAAGGAGCAAATCCTTACCCTTCGCCGTAAGTTGGCCATGGTGTTCCAACAGTTTAACCTCTTTGAACGTCGTACAGCCTTGGATAATGTTAAGGAAGGTCTCAAGATTGTTAAGAAACTTTCTGACGACGAAGCTACCAAGATTGCTAAAGAAGAGCTCGCTAAGGTTGGGCTTTCTAATCGTGAAAATTACTACCCACGTCACTTGTCGGGTGGTCAAAAGCAACGTGTGGCTTTGGCTCGTGCCCTTGCAATGAGGCCTGATGTGCTCTTGCTTGACGAACCAACATCTGCCCTTGACCCTGAGTTGGTTGGTGAGGTTGAAAAATCAATCGTAGATGCGGCTAAATCAGGTCAAACCATGATTTTGGTCAGTCACGACATGAACTTTATTTATCAAGTGGCTGACAAGGTGCTTTTCCTTGAAAAAGGTCATATCCTTGAACAAGGAACACCTGATGAAATCTTTAACCATCCAAAAGAAGAGCGAACAAAAGAATTCTTCGCTTCTTATTCAAAACAATATCTTTAA
- a CDS encoding amino acid ABC transporter permease, with product MPAGKLFSWKAVFDAVPKIVERLPLTLGLTIAGAFFGLILALVFAVVKINRVRILYPIQAVFVSFLRGTPILVQLMLTYYGIPLFLRYLNGDFGLDWNINEIPPAIFAITAFAFNEAAYMSETIRAAIQAVDAGEIEAARSLGMTSAQVYRRVIIPNAAVIATPSLINSLIGLTKGTSLAFSAGIVEMYAQAQILGGADYRYFERYISVALVYWAISILIEYIGRSVENHMAIKAPEATDISGIGGDR from the coding sequence ATGCCAGCTGGTAAGCTCTTCTCATGGAAGGCTGTCTTCGATGCTGTCCCTAAGATTGTAGAACGCTTGCCTTTAACCTTGGGATTGACTATTGCAGGTGCCTTCTTCGGTTTGATTTTGGCCCTTGTCTTTGCGGTTGTTAAAATTAATCGAGTACGTATCCTTTATCCAATTCAAGCCGTTTTTGTGAGCTTCTTGCGTGGGACACCAATCCTTGTACAACTCATGTTGACTTACTATGGTATTCCACTCTTCCTTCGTTACTTGAATGGTGATTTCGGCTTAGATTGGAACATTAATGAGATTCCACCAGCTATCTTCGCTATTACAGCCTTTGCCTTTAATGAAGCAGCTTACATGAGTGAGACCATCCGTGCAGCGATTCAGGCCGTTGACGCTGGGGAAATCGAAGCTGCCCGTTCTCTTGGGATGACATCAGCACAAGTTTACCGTCGTGTCATCATTCCAAATGCGGCAGTTATTGCGACACCAAGTTTGATTAACAGTTTGATTGGTTTGACTAAGGGAACATCACTTGCCTTCAGTGCAGGTATCGTTGAAATGTATGCGCAAGCTCAAATCTTAGGTGGTGCTGACTACCGTTACTTTGAACGTTATATCTCAGTAGCTCTTGTATACTGGGCAATCTCAATCTTGATTGAGTACATTGGTCGTTCAGTTGAAAATCACATGGCCATTAAGGCTCCTGAAGCGACTGACATTTCTGGCATTGGAGGTGACCGCTAA
- a CDS encoding transporter substrate-binding domain-containing protein: MKKWLAGIGILGLSVLTLAACGNKGDSKVSGEKQTITVATDSDTAPFTFKKGDDFKGYDIDLVKAVFKDSDKYEVKFVTTPFDSILTGVDSGRYQIAANDFNYNEERAQKYSFSDPISRSNYAIISAEGTKYTSLDDLSGKTTEVLPGTNYAQLLENWNHANADKTPITINYASSSTGLSTRVQHIQEGKIDFILYDAISSEYIVKDQGYKLAVNKLKDDIGMKTDGLEYLIFSKNKQGKELKTFVNKRIKELKKDGTLAKLSKEYFGGDYVSDLK, translated from the coding sequence ATGAAAAAATGGCTTGCAGGCATAGGGATTCTTGGTTTGTCGGTTTTGACTTTGGCAGCTTGTGGAAACAAAGGTGACAGTAAGGTATCTGGTGAAAAGCAGACGATTACTGTTGCGACTGACTCTGATACGGCACCTTTCACTTTTAAAAAAGGTGATGACTTCAAGGGTTATGATATTGATTTGGTAAAGGCTGTTTTTAAGGATTCAGACAAGTATGAGGTCAAGTTTGTAACGACGCCTTTTGATTCCATCTTGACAGGGGTGGATTCTGGACGTTATCAGATTGCAGCTAATGATTTTAACTACAATGAAGAGCGTGCACAGAAATATAGTTTTTCAGATCCAATTTCACGTTCTAACTATGCAATCATCAGTGCTGAGGGTACAAAGTATACTAGCCTAGACGATTTGTCTGGTAAGACAACAGAAGTGCTTCCTGGCACTAACTACGCTCAGTTGCTTGAAAACTGGAACCACGCCAATGCGGACAAGACACCAATTACAATCAATTACGCTTCTAGCTCGACGGGTCTTTCAACACGCGTTCAACACATTCAAGAAGGAAAAATTGATTTTATCCTTTATGATGCCATTTCGTCTGAGTACATTGTTAAAGATCAAGGCTATAAGTTGGCTGTAAACAAGCTTAAAGACGATATCGGTATGAAGACTGATGGTCTTGAATACCTTATTTTCTCAAAAAATAAGCAAGGTAAGGAACTCAAGACTTTTGTCAATAAACGTATCAAAGAGCTTAAGAAGGATGGAACCCTTGCCAAACTCAGTAAGGAATACTTCGGTGGCGATTACGTCAGTGATTTGAAATAA
- the dinB gene encoding DNA polymerase IV — translation MLEFPLINDTSRKIIHIDMDAFFAQVEMRDDPSLKEKPVIIGHDPRKTGGRGVVSTCNYEARKYGVHSAMSSKEAYERCPNAVFISGNYSHYREVGMQIREIFKRYTDLVEPMSIDEAYLDVTINKLGIKSAVKVAKFIQYDIWQELHLTCSAGVSYNKFIAKLASDFQKPAGLTVVLPEEAQDFLEKLPIEKFHGVGKKSVERLHDMDIYTGADLLKISETTLIDRFGRFGFDLFRKARGISNSPVKPNRVRKSIGSERTYGKLLYNEDDIKAELTKNAKRVAESAQKAKKVGRIIVIKVRYSDFSTLTKRMTLDKSTQDFDTIDRISHSIFDQLEENSSGVRLLGVTLTGLEDQEGRQLDLDDLA, via the coding sequence ATGTTAGAGTTTCCTCTAATAAATGATACCAGTCGGAAAATCATCCATATTGACATGGACGCCTTTTTTGCTCAGGTTGAGATGAGGGATGACCCCAGTCTTAAGGAAAAGCCAGTTATTATCGGTCACGATCCTAGAAAAACAGGGGGACGTGGTGTGGTATCAACCTGTAATTACGAGGCTAGAAAATATGGTGTCCATTCAGCCATGTCTTCTAAGGAAGCCTATGAACGTTGTCCTAACGCTGTCTTTATCTCAGGAAATTATAGCCATTACCGAGAGGTAGGGATGCAAATTCGCGAGATTTTTAAACGCTATACCGACTTGGTTGAGCCTATGTCTATCGATGAAGCCTATCTTGATGTGACGATAAATAAGCTTGGTATCAAATCAGCGGTTAAGGTAGCCAAGTTTATCCAGTATGATATCTGGCAGGAACTCCATCTGACTTGTTCAGCAGGCGTTTCCTATAATAAATTTATCGCCAAACTCGCCTCTGATTTTCAAAAGCCTGCTGGTTTGACGGTGGTATTGCCAGAGGAAGCTCAGGACTTTTTGGAAAAGCTACCCATTGAAAAGTTTCATGGGGTAGGTAAAAAGTCAGTTGAACGTCTTCATGACATGGACATCTACACCGGTGCCGATCTTCTGAAAATTTCTGAGACAACCTTAATAGACCGCTTTGGACGTTTTGGCTTTGACCTCTTTCGCAAGGCTAGAGGCATTTCCAATAGCCCAGTAAAGCCTAATCGTGTCCGTAAATCTATCGGAAGTGAGCGAACCTATGGTAAGCTCCTGTATAATGAAGATGACATCAAGGCTGAGTTGACTAAAAATGCTAAACGGGTAGCGGAAAGCGCCCAGAAAGCTAAAAAAGTCGGTCGTATCATTGTCATCAAGGTTCGTTATTCGGACTTCTCAACCCTAACCAAACGTATGACCTTGGACAAATCAACCCAGGATTTTGACACCATCGATAGGATTTCTCATAGTATTTTTGATCAGCTGGAGGAAAATAGTAGTGGCGTTCGCCTGCTTGGTGTTACGCTGACAGGTTTGGAAGACCAAGAAGGTAGACAGTTAGACTTAGACGATTTGGCGTGA
- the pflB gene encoding formate C-acetyltransferase, producing the protein MATVKTNTDVFEKAWEGFKGTDWKEKASVSRFVQANYTPYDGDESFLAGPTERSLKIKKIIEETKAHYEETRFPMDTRPTSIADIPAGYISKDDELIYGIQNDELFKLNFMPKGGIRMAETALKEHGYEPDPAVHEIFTKHVTTVNDGIFRAYTSNIRRARHAHTVTGLPDAYSRGRIIGVYARLALYGADFLMQEKVNDWNSIEEINEETIRLREEVNLQYQALQDVVRLGDLYGVDVRRPAFDTKEAIQWTNIAFMAVCRVINGAATSLGRVPIVLDIYSERDLARGTYTESEIQEFVDDFVLKLRTVKFARTKAYDELYSGDPTFITTSMAGMGADGRHRVTKMDYRFLNTLDNIGNAPEPNLTVLWTDKLPYPFRRYCMKMSHKHSSIQYEGVTTMAKDGYGEMSCISCCVSPLDPENEEQRHNIQYFGARVNVLKALLTGLNGGYDDVHKDYKVFDIDPVRDEVLDFDTIKANLEKSLDWLTDTYVDALNIIHYMTDKYNYEAVQMAFLPTKQRANMGFGICGFANTVDTLAAIKYATVKTIRDEDGYIYDYETIGEYPRWGEDDPRSNELAEWLIEAYTTRLRSHKLYKDAEATVSLLTITSNVAYSKQTGNSPVHKGVYLNEDGTVNLSKLEFFSPGANPSNKARGGWLQNLNSLASLDFSYAADGISLTTQVSPRALGKTFDEQVDNLVTILDGYFENGGQHLNLNVMDLSAVYKKIMSGEDVIVRISGYCVNTKYLTPEQKTELTQRVFHEVLSTDDALG; encoded by the coding sequence ATGGCAACGGTTAAAACTAACACAGATGTTTTTGAAAAAGCGTGGGAAGGCTTTAAAGGAACTGACTGGAAAGAAAAAGCAAGTGTGTCTCGCTTCGTACAAGCAAACTACACACCATATGATGGTGATGAAAGCTTCCTTGCAGGACCAACTGAACGCTCACTTAAAATCAAAAAAATCATTGAAGAAACTAAAGCTCACTACGAAGAAACTCGTTTCCCAATGGATACTCGTCCGACATCAATTGCAGATATTCCTGCCGGCTATATTTCAAAAGACGACGAACTAATCTACGGTATTCAAAATGATGAGTTATTCAAATTGAATTTCATGCCAAAAGGCGGAATTCGTATGGCAGAAACAGCTCTCAAGGAACATGGCTATGAACCTGATCCAGCTGTTCACGAAATTTTTACAAAACATGTAACTACAGTAAATGACGGTATCTTCCGTGCTTATACATCAAATATCCGTCGTGCACGTCACGCACACACTGTAACTGGACTTCCAGATGCTTACTCTCGTGGACGTATCATCGGTGTTTATGCTCGCCTTGCTCTTTACGGTGCTGACTTCTTGATGCAAGAAAAAGTAAACGACTGGAACTCTATCGAAGAAATCAACGAAGAAACTATTCGTCTTCGTGAAGAAGTTAACCTTCAATACCAAGCACTTCAAGATGTTGTTCGCCTTGGTGACCTTTACGGTGTAGATGTTCGTCGTCCAGCCTTCGATACTAAAGAAGCTATCCAATGGACAAACATTGCTTTTATGGCTGTATGTCGTGTTATCAATGGTGCGGCTACTTCACTTGGTCGTGTGCCAATCGTCCTTGACATATATTCAGAACGTGACCTTGCTCGTGGTACTTACACTGAATCAGAAATCCAAGAATTCGTTGATGATTTTGTCTTGAAACTTCGTACTGTAAAATTCGCACGTACAAAAGCTTACGACGAACTTTACTCAGGTGACCCAACATTCATCACAACTTCTATGGCTGGTATGGGTGCTGACGGACGTCACCGTGTTACTAAAATGGACTACCGTTTCTTGAACACACTTGATAATATTGGTAACGCTCCAGAACCAAACTTGACAGTTCTCTGGACTGACAAATTGCCATATCCATTCCGTCGCTACTGTATGAAAATGTCACACAAACACTCTTCAATCCAATACGAAGGTGTGACAACAATGGCTAAAGACGGTTATGGTGAAATGTCATGTATCTCATGTTGTGTATCACCACTTGACCCAGAAAATGAAGAACAACGTCACAACATCCAATACTTTGGTGCTCGTGTTAACGTTCTTAAAGCCCTTCTTACTGGTTTGAACGGTGGTTACGACGATGTTCATAAAGACTACAAAGTATTTGACATCGATCCAGTCCGTGATGAAGTTCTTGACTTTGACACTATTAAAGCTAACTTAGAAAAATCTCTTGACTGGTTGACTGACACTTACGTAGATGCCCTTAACATCATCCACTACATGACTGATAAGTACAACTACGAAGCTGTCCAAATGGCCTTCTTGCCAACTAAACAACGTGCTAACATGGGATTCGGTATCTGTGGTTTTGCCAATACTGTTGATACATTGGCAGCTATCAAATACGCTACAGTTAAAACAATCCGTGACGAAGATGGCTACATCTACGACTACGAAACAATCGGTGAATACCCACGTTGGGGTGAAGATGACCCACGTTCAAACGAATTGGCAGAATGGTTGATTGAAGCTTACACTACTCGTCTTCGTAGCCACAAACTCTACAAAGATGCAGAAGCTACAGTTTCACTTCTTACAATCACTTCTAACGTTGCTTACTCTAAACAAACTGGTAACTCTCCGGTCCACAAAGGTGTTTACCTTAACGAAGATGGTACTGTGAACCTTTCTAAACTTGAATTCTTCTCTCCAGGTGCTAATCCATCTAACAAAGCTCGTGGTGGTTGGTTGCAAAACTTGAACTCACTTGCAAGCCTTGACTTCTCATACGCTGCAGATGGTATCTCACTTACAACTCAAGTTTCTCCACGTGCCCTTGGTAAAACATTCGATGAACAGGTTGATAACTTGGTAACTATCCTTGACGGATACTTCGAAAACGGTGGACAACATCTTAACTTGAACGTTATGGACTTGTCAGCTGTTTACAAAAAGATCATGAGCGGTGAAGATGTTATCGTACGTATCTCTGGATACTGTGTAAACACTAAATACCTCACTCCAGAACAAAAAACTGAATTGACACAACGTGTCTTCCACGAAGTTCTTTCAACGGACGATGCTTTGGGATAA
- a CDS encoding GNAT family N-acetyltransferase, whose translation MIIKHTRDTLSETYLDAVAIRNTVFVKGQGVPRFIDIDANEAYCIHFVLYDDKGQATATVRLLPNIDLTQVTLQRMAVLDDYQGQGLGSILLKEAEDFAQEQGFKSISLHAQLGALKFYLNNGYQEVGQIFEEAGIQHITVEKSLISKKA comes from the coding sequence ATGATTATCAAACATACAAGAGATACACTTTCAGAGACTTATCTAGATGCTGTGGCTATTCGAAACACCGTTTTCGTTAAGGGACAAGGAGTTCCTCGCTTCATCGATATTGATGCCAATGAAGCCTACTGCATTCACTTTGTCCTCTATGATGACAAGGGCCAGGCTACAGCAACCGTACGACTACTTCCTAACATAGACTTGACACAAGTTACACTCCAACGCATGGCCGTGCTCGACGACTACCAAGGTCAAGGTCTGGGTAGCATCCTCCTAAAAGAGGCTGAAGATTTCGCTCAAGAGCAGGGCTTCAAATCTATTTCTCTCCATGCCCAACTAGGGGCACTTAAGTTCTATCTCAATAATGGCTATCAAGAAGTCGGCCAAATCTTCGAAGAAGCTGGTATCCAACACATTACGGTTGAAAAGTCCTTAATAAGTAAAAAAGCTTAA
- a CDS encoding restriction endonuclease subunit S, with the protein MYKIADTSTIPQINNKHIEPYLLLIPSLEEQHKIGSFFKQLDETIALHQRKLDLLKEQKKGFLQKMFV; encoded by the coding sequence TTGTACAAGATTGCAGACACATCAACTATTCCCCAAATCAATAATAAACACATCGAACCTTACTTATTATTAATTCCCAGCTTAGAAGAGCAACATAAAATCGGCTCATTCTTCAAACAGCTAGACGAGACTATCGCTCTTCATCAACGTAAGTTGGATTTGTTGAAAGAACAGAAAAAAGGCTTTTTACAAAAAATGTTTGTTTAG